The Mycolicibacterium boenickei genome has a segment encoding these proteins:
- a CDS encoding ABC transporter substrate-binding protein: MKSSRCTALLAVVVGVGLAGCSSTEAATTEKSSDYAELASSATCTDLRTKNPDLNGKTLTNAINPYTPGYETVNPENPSEYQGFDIDLGNALGACLGFTNDYVSVGFSELIPTVASGQADWIISNLYATKERAAGGVDFISYSKVFDGILVAKGNPKKITGIDTSLCGLTVGLNKGYVEVPLVEGVGPACAAAGLKAPAVSLFDSSADCTQAVLAGRADAYMNDINTVNGFVAAHPDKLDSAETVMLDYTIGIGVPQGKHEFRDAVQAALTEVQSSGLQDKLAAKWKLTENAVAEPTILSVG; the protein is encoded by the coding sequence ATGAAAAGCTCGCGCTGCACCGCACTTCTCGCCGTTGTTGTCGGTGTCGGACTTGCCGGTTGTTCGTCGACCGAAGCAGCGACCACCGAAAAGTCCAGTGACTACGCCGAACTGGCCTCGTCTGCAACCTGCACCGACCTGCGCACCAAGAATCCGGACCTCAACGGCAAGACGCTCACCAATGCGATCAACCCCTACACGCCAGGCTACGAGACCGTGAACCCGGAAAACCCCAGTGAATACCAAGGTTTCGACATCGATCTCGGAAACGCCCTCGGCGCCTGCCTTGGCTTCACCAATGACTACGTCTCCGTCGGGTTCTCCGAGCTCATCCCGACGGTGGCCAGCGGCCAGGCCGACTGGATCATCTCCAACCTCTATGCGACAAAGGAACGCGCCGCCGGCGGCGTCGACTTCATCAGCTACTCAAAGGTATTCGACGGCATCCTGGTGGCGAAGGGGAATCCGAAGAAGATCACCGGTATCGATACCTCACTGTGCGGCCTCACGGTCGGACTCAACAAGGGATATGTCGAAGTTCCGCTCGTCGAAGGCGTCGGGCCCGCGTGCGCGGCGGCCGGCCTGAAGGCGCCGGCCGTCAGCCTGTTCGACTCCAGCGCCGACTGCACACAAGCGGTGCTCGCCGGCCGCGCCGACGCATACATGAACGACATCAACACGGTCAACGGATTCGTTGCGGCCCATCCCGACAAGCTCGACTCCGCCGAAACGGTCATGCTCGATTACACGATCGGGATCGGAGTACCGCAGGGCAAGCATGAGTTCCGCGACGCCGTTCAGGCGGCACTCACCGAGGTGCAGTCGAGCGGACTGCAGGACAAATTGGCCGCCAAATGGAAGCTGACCGAGAACGCGGTCGCCGAGCCGACGATCCTCAGCGTCGGGTGA
- a CDS encoding alpha/beta hydrolase, which produces MSTASPEVIREFVGLESPTAQRAGAGGYPCQGLYYRSAERKPTVAVIATHYQIDFSEHYIAEHLAARGIGFLGWNTRFRGFESSFLLDHALVDIGVGVRWLREIQGIETVVLLGNSGGGSLMAAYQSQAVDPNVQPLDGMRPAAGLTELLPADGYVASAAHPGRPDVLTAWMDASVVDENDAIASDPELDLFDERNPAPYSADFVARYRAAQVARNEKITDWAEQELKRIQAAGYSDRPFTVMRTWADPRMVDPTVEPTNRQPNLCYAGTPIKANRSARGIAAATTVRNWIGMWSLRHAQTRAEPHLARITCPALVINADQDTGVYPSDAARIYDALAGTDKSQCSIDTDHYFTTPGARAEQADTIARWIAKRWR; this is translated from the coding sequence ATGAGCACAGCGTCACCGGAAGTGATTCGCGAGTTCGTCGGTCTGGAATCGCCGACGGCTCAGCGCGCCGGTGCGGGCGGATACCCGTGCCAGGGACTGTATTACCGGAGCGCAGAACGCAAACCCACGGTCGCCGTGATCGCCACGCACTACCAGATCGACTTCTCCGAGCACTACATCGCCGAGCACCTGGCCGCCAGAGGCATCGGCTTCCTCGGCTGGAATACGCGCTTCCGCGGCTTCGAGAGCAGCTTCCTGCTGGACCATGCACTGGTCGACATCGGGGTGGGCGTGCGCTGGCTGCGCGAGATACAGGGAATCGAAACCGTTGTACTGCTGGGTAACTCCGGCGGGGGTTCCCTGATGGCGGCCTACCAGTCCCAAGCCGTCGACCCGAACGTGCAGCCGCTGGACGGGATGCGGCCTGCCGCGGGCCTGACCGAACTGCTGCCCGCAGATGGTTACGTGGCCAGCGCCGCGCATCCGGGCCGCCCCGATGTCCTGACCGCGTGGATGGACGCGTCCGTCGTCGACGAGAACGACGCCATCGCCAGCGACCCCGAACTGGACCTGTTCGACGAGCGCAACCCCGCGCCGTACTCCGCCGACTTCGTGGCGCGGTACCGCGCGGCCCAGGTCGCCCGCAACGAGAAGATCACCGACTGGGCCGAGCAGGAGCTGAAAAGGATTCAGGCAGCCGGATATTCGGACCGCCCGTTCACGGTGATGCGCACCTGGGCCGACCCGAGGATGGTCGACCCGACCGTCGAACCGACCAACCGGCAACCCAACCTCTGCTACGCAGGCACCCCGATCAAGGCCAACCGGTCCGCGCGTGGCATCGCCGCGGCCACCACCGTGCGCAACTGGATCGGCATGTGGAGCCTGCGCCACGCCCAGACCCGGGCCGAACCGCACCTGGCCCGCATCACCTGCCCGGCGCTGGTGATCAACGCCGATCAGGACACCGGGGTGTACCCGTCCGATGCCGCACGCATCTACGACGCACTGGCCGGCACGGACAAGTCCCAGTGCTCGATCGACACCGATCACTACTTCACGACTCCGGGCGCGCGGGCCGAGCAGGCCGATACCATCGCCCGATGGATCGCGAAGCGGTGGCGGTGA
- a CDS encoding FadR/GntR family transcriptional regulator, whose amino-acid sequence MNAPAGGAIPPLIQRPQSVSVALAAHFERLIATGELSPGTRLPSERELAASMSVSRSSLREAMHELEAKRLVSRVRGRGTIVLAPTASVDELLAIAGGGTEQEHAAELRSVIEPSIAELAAHRATSANLLQLRDVLDKSHENLLQAESLRLDVEFHLLLAQAAQNPLLTALQTLASEWTGEVRKHSHSTRHGRCASVRGHQEIFDAVRMHDGLAARRAMEDHLRDVRELVAKATRSS is encoded by the coding sequence TTGAACGCACCTGCAGGCGGGGCGATCCCGCCGTTGATCCAGCGGCCACAGAGCGTATCGGTCGCGCTGGCAGCACATTTCGAGCGTCTGATCGCGACGGGCGAGCTCTCGCCCGGAACCCGACTTCCCTCGGAACGCGAGCTCGCGGCGTCGATGTCAGTATCGCGGTCATCGCTGCGTGAGGCCATGCACGAGCTCGAGGCCAAGCGCCTCGTATCGCGCGTGCGAGGTCGCGGAACCATCGTGCTGGCGCCGACAGCCAGCGTCGACGAGTTGCTCGCGATAGCCGGCGGTGGCACCGAGCAGGAGCACGCCGCCGAATTGCGTTCTGTCATCGAGCCGTCGATCGCCGAACTGGCGGCCCACCGGGCCACATCGGCGAACCTGTTGCAGCTTCGCGACGTGCTCGACAAGTCGCACGAGAACCTGCTGCAGGCCGAGTCGCTACGCCTCGACGTCGAGTTCCATCTGCTGCTCGCACAGGCCGCGCAGAACCCACTGCTGACCGCCCTGCAGACCTTGGCCAGCGAGTGGACCGGGGAAGTGCGCAAGCACTCGCATTCCACGCGACACGGACGCTGCGCGTCGGTACGTGGTCACCAGGAGATCTTCGATGCGGTTCGGATGCATGACGGCCTCGCCGCGCGTCGGGCCATGGAAGACCACCTGCGCGACGTCCGCGAGCTCGTCGCCAAAGCAACGCGTTCGTCATGA
- a CDS encoding acyl-CoA dehydrogenase — MPIAITSEHSDLADSVRSLVARVAPSEVLHEALETPIPNPPPHWKAAAEQGLQGVHLSESVGGQGFGILELAITLAEFGYGAVPGPFVPSAIAGALISADDPEAKILAGLASGETIAAYAIDSGLTATRHGDGLVIRGEARAVPAAAQASVLVLPVAIESGVQWVVLDSAQLEIEPVRSVDPLRPLAHVRANATEVAGDRVLSTLSRAHARALITTLLSAEAVGVARWATDTATAYAKIREQFGRPIGQFQAIKHKCAGMIAETERATAAVWDAARALDEAQEDSSAQTHFEFAAAVAATLAPAAAQHATQDCIQVHGGIGFTWEHDTNVYYRRALVLAACFGRSSDYPQAVVDTATTTGMRPVDIDLDPDTEKLRDEIRAEVAGLKAIPKGSERNTAIAEGGWVQPHLPRPWGRAAEPIEQIIIAQEFSTGRVRRPQMGIASWIIPSIVAFGTDEQKQRFLPPTFRGEMIWCQLFSEPGAGSDLASLTTKATKVDGGWRITGQKIWTTGAQFSEWGALLARTDSNAPKHNGITYFLLDMKAPGVEVKPLRELTGNAMFNTVFIDDVFVPDDMVLGEVNRGWEVSRNTLTNERVSIGSSEPPFLANLDQFVAFLRDGQFDQIEQNHAGQLIAEGHAAKVLNLRSTLLTLAGGDAMPAAAISKLLSMKTGQGYAEFAVASFGTDGAVGDPEQEFGRWAEYLLASRATTIYGGTSEVQLNIIAERLLGLPRDP; from the coding sequence ATGCCCATCGCGATCACGTCTGAGCACAGCGACCTGGCCGATTCAGTTCGGTCCCTGGTAGCGCGAGTGGCGCCCTCGGAGGTGCTCCATGAGGCTCTCGAGACGCCGATCCCCAACCCGCCGCCGCACTGGAAAGCCGCTGCCGAGCAGGGCCTTCAGGGCGTTCACCTCTCGGAATCCGTTGGCGGGCAAGGATTCGGAATCCTCGAGCTGGCCATCACGCTGGCCGAGTTCGGATACGGCGCCGTGCCCGGCCCCTTCGTCCCGTCGGCGATCGCCGGCGCGCTGATCTCGGCCGACGACCCAGAGGCCAAGATTCTGGCCGGCCTGGCCTCCGGCGAGACCATCGCCGCCTACGCCATCGACTCCGGCCTGACCGCGACCCGGCACGGCGACGGCCTGGTGATCCGCGGCGAGGCACGAGCGGTACCCGCCGCGGCACAGGCGTCAGTCCTGGTGCTGCCGGTCGCAATCGAGTCCGGAGTCCAGTGGGTGGTGCTGGACTCCGCCCAGCTGGAGATCGAGCCGGTGCGCAGCGTCGACCCGCTACGCCCGCTGGCCCACGTCCGGGCCAACGCCACCGAGGTGGCCGGCGACCGCGTGCTGTCCACCCTCAGCCGTGCCCATGCCCGCGCCCTGATCACGACCCTGCTGTCGGCCGAGGCCGTCGGGGTCGCCCGGTGGGCCACCGACACCGCCACCGCGTATGCCAAGATCCGCGAACAGTTCGGCAGGCCGATCGGCCAGTTCCAGGCGATCAAGCACAAATGCGCCGGGATGATCGCCGAGACCGAGCGGGCCACCGCCGCCGTGTGGGACGCCGCCCGGGCGCTCGACGAGGCACAGGAAGACTCCTCTGCACAAACTCATTTCGAGTTCGCTGCCGCAGTGGCCGCCACCCTGGCACCTGCCGCCGCACAGCACGCCACCCAGGACTGCATCCAGGTGCACGGCGGTATCGGCTTCACCTGGGAGCACGACACCAACGTGTACTACCGGCGCGCCCTGGTGCTGGCCGCGTGCTTCGGCCGGTCCTCGGACTACCCGCAGGCCGTCGTCGATACCGCGACCACGACCGGAATGCGCCCGGTCGACATCGATCTCGATCCCGACACCGAGAAGCTGCGGGACGAGATCCGCGCGGAAGTCGCCGGGTTGAAGGCGATTCCGAAGGGCTCCGAGCGCAATACCGCGATCGCCGAGGGCGGCTGGGTGCAGCCCCACCTGCCCCGGCCGTGGGGCCGGGCGGCGGAACCGATCGAGCAGATCATCATCGCCCAGGAGTTCAGCACCGGCCGCGTGCGGCGCCCGCAGATGGGCATCGCCTCGTGGATCATCCCGTCGATCGTGGCGTTCGGCACCGACGAGCAGAAGCAGCGCTTCCTGCCGCCGACGTTCCGCGGTGAGATGATCTGGTGCCAGCTGTTTTCCGAGCCGGGCGCGGGCTCGGACCTGGCCAGCCTGACCACCAAGGCCACCAAGGTCGACGGCGGCTGGCGCATCACCGGGCAGAAGATCTGGACGACGGGTGCGCAGTTCTCGGAGTGGGGCGCCCTCCTGGCCCGGACCGACTCCAACGCCCCCAAACACAACGGCATCACGTACTTCCTGCTCGACATGAAGGCCCCTGGCGTCGAGGTGAAGCCGCTGCGCGAGCTGACCGGCAACGCGATGTTCAACACCGTGTTCATCGATGACGTGTTCGTGCCCGACGACATGGTGCTCGGTGAGGTCAACCGCGGCTGGGAGGTCAGCCGCAACACGCTGACCAACGAGCGGGTGTCCATCGGCAGCAGCGAGCCGCCGTTCCTGGCCAACCTCGACCAGTTCGTGGCATTCCTCCGCGACGGCCAGTTCGACCAGATCGAGCAGAACCACGCCGGCCAGTTGATCGCCGAAGGCCACGCCGCCAAGGTGCTCAACCTGCGGTCCACTCTGCTGACGCTGGCCGGCGGCGACGCCATGCCCGCGGCGGCGATCTCCAAGCTGCTGTCGATGAAGACCGGCCAGGGCTACGCGGAGTTCGCGGTGGCCTCCTTCGGCACCGATGGCGCCGTCGGCGATCCCGAGCAGGAATTCGGCCGCTGGGCCGAGTACCTGTTGGCCAGCCGGGCCACCACGATCTACGGCGGCACCAGCGAGGTTCAGCTCAACATCATCGCCGAACGGCTGCTGGGCCTGCCCCGCGACCCGTAA
- a CDS encoding 2-hydroxyacid dehydrogenase, whose amino-acid sequence MDREAVAVNPGRIRVLAHFTPGDKVMDFLAPHRDWLDVTFCAEDDDTTFYRELPSAEVLWHVLRPVSGDDLERGLRLRLVHKLGAGVNTIDVDTATRLGILVANMPGANAPSVAEGTVLLMLAALRRLPELDRATREGTGWPSDHSLGETVRDIGGCTVGLLGYGNVAKRVERIVVAMGADPSQVIHTSTRDTGHPQWRSLPDLLAASDIVSLHLPLTETTHGLLDSKALASMKPGAVVVNTARGPIIDEPALVEALRTGQVAAAGLDVFAEEPVPPGNALLGLPNVVLTPHVTWYTVDTMRRYLTMAVDNCQRIRDGKHLAHVVNGVR is encoded by the coding sequence ATGGATCGCGAAGCGGTGGCGGTGAACCCCGGCCGGATCAGGGTCCTGGCCCACTTCACCCCCGGTGACAAGGTGATGGATTTTCTTGCACCCCATCGGGACTGGCTCGACGTGACGTTCTGCGCCGAGGACGACGACACCACGTTCTACCGGGAACTGCCGTCGGCCGAGGTGCTCTGGCATGTGTTGCGACCGGTTTCCGGCGACGACCTGGAGCGCGGACTGCGGTTACGGCTGGTGCACAAGCTGGGCGCCGGAGTGAACACCATCGACGTCGACACCGCCACCCGGCTCGGCATCCTGGTGGCCAACATGCCCGGGGCCAATGCGCCGTCGGTGGCCGAGGGCACCGTGCTGCTGATGCTGGCCGCGCTGCGCCGGTTACCCGAACTCGACCGCGCCACCCGGGAGGGCACGGGCTGGCCCTCGGACCACAGCCTAGGCGAGACCGTGCGCGACATCGGCGGCTGCACGGTGGGCCTGCTCGGGTACGGCAACGTCGCCAAACGGGTCGAGAGGATCGTCGTCGCGATGGGTGCCGACCCGTCGCAGGTGATCCACACCAGCACCCGCGACACCGGGCACCCACAGTGGCGCAGCCTGCCAGACCTGTTGGCCGCCAGCGACATCGTCTCACTGCACCTTCCGCTGACCGAGACCACGCACGGACTCCTCGACAGCAAGGCCCTGGCGTCGATGAAGCCCGGTGCCGTCGTCGTCAACACCGCACGCGGGCCGATCATCGACGAGCCTGCCCTCGTCGAAGCACTGCGCACCGGCCAGGTGGCCGCGGCCGGTCTGGACGTCTTCGCCGAAGAGCCCGTGCCGCCCGGCAATGCCCTGCTGGGGCTGCCCAATGTGGTGCTCACCCCGCACGTCACCTGGTACACCGTCGACACCATGCGCCGCTACCTGACCATGGCGGTCGACAACTGCCAGCGCATCCGCGACGGCAAACACCTAGCTCACGTAGTAAACGGGGTGAGATAG
- a CDS encoding amino acid ABC transporter permease/ATP-binding protein produces MDKFLHYLTLPWLVDGMLFTLQLTLYGFAGGIVLGALLAALQLTRSRALTALGRTYVVIYRGTPLILQLVFVFTALPHIGITLPPLIAGSVALAMNEAVFISEILRSGIKGVDPGQSLAGRALGLQPRQLMRRVIAPQAFRSMVPALGNEFISTMKNSALASVIAVPELTLRTQQLASATFDYFSIYFATAVMYLALTAILSVIQLVLEDALNLDRDRQSLLARAGFRRRASTQAPLPDPVTTAPPPAERQEIGDTILDIRDLHKAYGENDVLNGISMSVRQGEVIALLGPSGSGKSTLLRTINHLESIDTGTIRIAGQTLGYSQSGAPLPEGQIARARIAAGIGMVFQHFNLFKHMTVKENVAAPLRWIQGLSKEEAAERADLLLSQVGLADKADVLPHRLSGGQQQRVGIARALAARPKVLLLDEPTSALDPELVAEVLGVIRGLAHHHGLTMIIATHQLRFALEVADRVVFMAGGIVVEEGSAEQVITRPQEPATARFVNAMQLADA; encoded by the coding sequence ATGGACAAATTCCTGCACTATCTGACGCTGCCGTGGCTGGTCGACGGCATGCTGTTCACCCTCCAGCTCACGCTGTACGGCTTTGCCGGCGGCATCGTCCTCGGCGCGCTCCTTGCCGCGCTGCAACTCACGCGATCACGGGCGCTCACTGCACTGGGCCGGACCTACGTCGTCATCTACCGCGGAACCCCGCTGATCCTGCAGCTCGTGTTCGTCTTCACCGCACTACCGCACATCGGAATCACCCTGCCGCCCTTGATTGCCGGCTCGGTCGCCCTCGCGATGAACGAAGCCGTCTTCATCTCCGAGATCCTGCGTTCGGGAATCAAGGGCGTCGACCCAGGGCAGTCGCTCGCCGGTCGAGCGTTGGGCCTGCAACCTCGCCAGCTCATGCGTCGGGTGATCGCACCGCAGGCATTCCGGTCGATGGTCCCGGCCCTGGGCAACGAGTTCATCTCCACCATGAAAAACAGTGCGCTGGCATCGGTTATCGCCGTGCCCGAACTCACCCTGCGCACACAACAGCTCGCCTCGGCAACCTTTGACTACTTTTCGATCTATTTCGCGACGGCGGTCATGTATCTCGCCCTGACCGCGATCCTGAGCGTCATCCAGTTGGTTCTCGAGGACGCGCTCAACCTCGACCGCGATCGCCAGTCACTGCTGGCCCGAGCGGGTTTCCGGCGACGGGCAAGCACACAGGCTCCGCTTCCCGACCCGGTCACGACGGCTCCGCCACCGGCCGAGCGTCAGGAAATCGGCGACACCATCCTCGATATCCGCGACCTGCACAAGGCCTATGGCGAGAACGACGTGCTCAACGGCATCAGCATGTCGGTGCGGCAGGGTGAGGTCATCGCGCTGCTCGGACCGAGCGGATCCGGCAAGAGCACCCTGCTACGCACGATCAACCATCTCGAGTCGATCGACACCGGAACGATTCGCATCGCCGGGCAGACCCTGGGCTACAGCCAGTCCGGCGCGCCGCTTCCCGAGGGACAGATCGCCCGGGCCAGGATCGCGGCCGGCATCGGCATGGTGTTTCAGCATTTCAATCTGTTCAAACACATGACAGTGAAGGAGAACGTCGCGGCACCGCTGCGCTGGATCCAGGGGCTGAGCAAAGAGGAGGCAGCCGAGCGTGCTGACCTGCTGCTGTCGCAGGTCGGCCTCGCGGACAAGGCCGATGTTCTGCCGCACCGGCTGTCCGGCGGACAGCAACAGCGGGTCGGTATCGCACGAGCCTTGGCCGCTCGGCCCAAAGTCCTGCTGCTCGACGAGCCGACGAGTGCGCTCGATCCCGAACTCGTCGCAGAGGTCCTCGGCGTCATTCGCGGGCTGGCCCACCACCACGGCCTCACGATGATCATCGCGACCCATCAACTGAGGTTCGCCCTCGAGGTCGCCGACCGGGTTGTCTTCATGGCCGGCGGAATCGTCGTGGAAGAGGGCAGCGCCGAGCAGGTGATCACCCGGCCGCAGGAGCCGGCGACCGCCCGATTCGTCAATGCGATGCAGCTGGCGGATGCATGA
- a CDS encoding SAM-dependent methyltransferase — MDLPRIFTIRESSHRIHNPLTPAKYATLGRALRLAPGTRVLDLASGSGEMLCTWARDLGFTGTGVDISTVFTEQARTRAIELGVADLVEFVHGDAAGHVAAEPVDLATCIGATWIGNGVAGTAELLSHSLRPGGLMLVGEPYWRRTPPDQKTAQACHATNVADFLPLPELIEQFGDLGYDVVEMVLADQDSWDRYAAAQWLNMRRWLDQNPDDELAPEVRAELTTEPARYARYTREYLGWGVFALMRR; from the coding sequence ATGGACCTACCCCGTATCTTCACCATTCGCGAGAGCAGCCACCGCATCCACAATCCGCTGACTCCTGCCAAATACGCCACCCTCGGCAGGGCGCTTCGCTTGGCGCCCGGAACACGGGTGCTCGACCTGGCCAGCGGCTCAGGTGAGATGTTGTGCACCTGGGCACGTGATTTGGGCTTCACGGGCACAGGTGTGGATATCAGCACAGTGTTCACCGAACAGGCCCGGACCCGCGCCATCGAGCTCGGTGTCGCCGACCTGGTGGAGTTCGTGCACGGTGACGCCGCCGGCCATGTCGCGGCCGAGCCGGTGGATCTGGCCACGTGCATCGGCGCCACCTGGATCGGTAACGGTGTCGCCGGGACGGCCGAGTTGCTCAGCCACAGCCTCCGGCCCGGAGGACTGATGCTCGTCGGCGAGCCCTACTGGCGCCGCACTCCGCCAGACCAGAAGACGGCGCAAGCCTGCCACGCCACCAACGTGGCGGATTTCCTGCCACTCCCCGAACTGATCGAGCAGTTCGGGGACCTCGGCTACGACGTCGTGGAAATGGTGTTGGCCGACCAGGACAGCTGGGACCGGTATGCCGCGGCACAGTGGCTCAACATGCGCCGCTGGCTCGACCAGAACCCTGACGATGAACTGGCGCCCGAGGTACGCGCCGAACTCACCACCGAGCCCGCGCGCTATGCGCGCTACACGCGGGAGTATCTCGGCTGGGGAGTCTTCGCCCTGATGAGGCGCTGA
- a CDS encoding RidA family protein, which produces MGVPPQVGPFSHATRWGDTLYVTGQMPTDPATGRLVGGGIAAQANQVMTNLSAVLAQFDATLDDALMVRVYLTDFDEFEVFNTEYVKWFAGPLPSRTCVGVTGLAVGAAVEIDLIVGLSPQQPDPAPTPTEA; this is translated from the coding sequence GTGGGTGTTCCGCCTCAGGTCGGTCCGTTCTCCCACGCAACCCGGTGGGGCGACACCCTGTACGTGACCGGCCAGATGCCCACCGACCCGGCCACCGGCAGGCTCGTCGGCGGCGGCATCGCCGCGCAGGCGAATCAAGTCATGACGAATCTTTCGGCAGTACTGGCCCAGTTCGACGCCACGCTCGACGACGCGCTGATGGTGCGCGTGTACCTCACCGATTTCGACGAATTCGAGGTGTTCAACACCGAATACGTCAAGTGGTTCGCCGGCCCGCTACCCAGCCGCACCTGCGTCGGAGTCACCGGCCTGGCGGTGGGAGCGGCCGTCGAGATCGATCTCATCGTCGGGCTTTCCCCGCAGCAGCCCGATCCCGCACCGACACCCACGGAGGCATGA
- a CDS encoding acetamidase/formamidase family protein: MLFPTLHPGEGHIGGEHYLQSHPDDVLWGWLPNAQTTPVLSVASGETVTIDTVSHEGILEDQGRDPVSYFAQFGIHNVLKDVVDIAASPLAHDDTCGPHIVTGPIQVAEAQPGDVLKVEILDLAMRVPYGFISSRHGYGALVGEFPEFPDSEPVRAIDQIVSMGTISHFSWVEKHHGKPYGMLSAGHGTGRTVRFPINPFLGIMGVARATEDPVPSVPPGDHGGNIDIKHVVSGSTLYLPVQVDGAGFFTGDPHFAQGNGEVALTALEAPLRATVRLTVLKSDDARAAVGAVANPVVETATHWIPTGMDADLDEAMRIAVRNAVTFLHTRLNVPRDVAFAYLSAAGDFEVSQVVDAVKGVHCMIRKSDWAAWT, translated from the coding sequence ATGCTCTTTCCGACCCTTCATCCCGGCGAAGGCCACATCGGTGGCGAACACTACCTGCAATCGCACCCCGACGATGTGCTGTGGGGATGGCTGCCGAACGCGCAGACAACGCCCGTGCTCTCGGTGGCATCGGGCGAGACCGTGACGATCGACACCGTGAGCCACGAGGGAATCCTCGAAGACCAAGGGCGAGACCCGGTTTCGTACTTCGCCCAGTTCGGCATCCACAACGTGCTCAAGGACGTCGTCGACATCGCGGCGAGCCCGCTCGCCCATGACGACACCTGTGGTCCGCACATCGTCACCGGTCCGATCCAGGTCGCCGAGGCGCAGCCCGGCGACGTACTCAAGGTCGAGATTCTCGATCTCGCGATGCGCGTCCCCTACGGCTTCATCAGCAGCAGGCACGGTTACGGTGCGCTCGTCGGAGAGTTCCCCGAGTTTCCCGACTCCGAGCCGGTGCGTGCGATCGACCAGATCGTCTCGATGGGCACGATCAGTCACTTCAGTTGGGTCGAGAAGCACCATGGGAAGCCCTACGGCATGCTGTCGGCGGGCCACGGTACCGGCCGCACGGTGCGATTCCCGATCAACCCGTTCCTCGGCATCATGGGCGTCGCCCGGGCGACCGAGGACCCGGTGCCATCGGTGCCGCCCGGGGATCACGGCGGCAACATCGACATCAAACACGTCGTGTCGGGATCGACCCTGTATCTGCCCGTGCAGGTCGACGGGGCCGGCTTTTTCACGGGCGATCCGCATTTCGCACAAGGCAACGGTGAGGTCGCGCTGACAGCGCTCGAGGCACCGCTTCGGGCCACGGTGCGACTGACTGTCCTGAAGTCCGACGACGCACGCGCAGCCGTAGGGGCCGTCGCAAACCCGGTGGTGGAAACCGCCACGCATTGGATCCCGACCGGCATGGACGCCGACCTCGACGAGGCCATGCGCATCGCGGTCCGAAATGCCGTCACGTTTCTCCACACTCGGCTCAATGTGCCGCGCGATGTCGCCTTCGCCTACCTCTCGGCGGCCGGCGACTTCGAGGTGAGCCAGGTGGTGGATGCGGTCAAAGGGGTGCACTGCATGATCCGGAAGTCGGACTGGGCCGCCTGGACATAG
- a CDS encoding SDR family NAD(P)-dependent oxidoreductase, with translation MNIELTGKTALVTGSTQGIGLAIAEQLARSGARVAVNGRTPARVDEAVAKLGDFDVLGVAADVSTEEGTADLLRQLPDVDILVNNLGIFGAVPPLEITDEQWRNYFDVNVLASVRLIRSYLPGMTERGWGRAIQIASDSAIVTPAEMIHYGVSKTALLAVSRGFAKEAAGTGVTVNSVIAGPTHTAGVEDFVYQLVDKSLPWDEAQREFMIKHRPQSLIQRLIEPEEIANMVTYLASPLASATTGGALRVDGGYVDSILP, from the coding sequence GTGAACATCGAACTGACCGGAAAGACCGCACTCGTCACTGGCTCGACACAGGGCATCGGGCTGGCCATCGCCGAGCAACTGGCCCGTAGCGGTGCGCGGGTCGCCGTGAACGGTCGGACCCCGGCTCGCGTCGATGAAGCCGTCGCCAAACTGGGCGACTTCGACGTCCTCGGCGTCGCCGCCGACGTCTCCACCGAGGAGGGAACGGCCGACCTGCTGCGGCAGCTGCCCGACGTCGACATCCTGGTGAACAACCTCGGCATCTTCGGCGCGGTACCGCCGCTGGAGATCACCGACGAGCAGTGGCGCAACTACTTCGACGTGAATGTCCTTGCCTCAGTGCGACTTATCCGCAGCTACCTGCCCGGGATGACCGAGCGAGGCTGGGGTCGGGCGATCCAGATCGCCAGCGACTCGGCGATCGTCACGCCCGCGGAGATGATCCATTACGGCGTGTCGAAGACGGCTTTGCTCGCGGTATCGCGCGGTTTCGCCAAGGAGGCGGCGGGCACCGGCGTGACCGTGAACTCGGTCATCGCCGGGCCGACCCACACCGCCGGAGTCGAGGACTTCGTCTACCAACTCGTGGACAAATCGCTGCCGTGGGACGAGGCGCAGCGGGAGTTCATGATCAAGCACCGGCCGCAGTCGTTGATCCAGCGGCTGATCGAGCCGGAGGAGATCGCGAACATGGTGACTTACCTGGCCTCTCCGCTCGCCTCGGCCACTACCGGTGGAGCGTTGCGGGTCGACGGCGGATACGTCGACTCGATCCTGCCCTGA